In a single window of the Xylanimonas protaetiae genome:
- a CDS encoding carbohydrate ABC transporter permease codes for MATVVTGDRIHAPGVAPRRSRPGRRLALRNTLIGWTFILPNFVGFALLTLVPVVTLFYMSFTSWNVFGTAPWVGLDNYTRLLSDKSFHTALLNTLYYAVVHIPVTLVASLALALWLNRKMRGVAFFRTVAFFPYITSIVAIAVVWNMLFSPKYGPINQFLGLLGVENGPGWTTSATWSMPAVLIVGTWREMGYYMLLFLAGLQTVPAELHEAARVDGAGPWQRFWNVTIPCLRPTTFFVTVMLTIGSFKVFDLILVMTNGGPGQSTLVLSQYIFQKGFGEFQFGYASAISVVLFLICILVTIFQFLWNKRREA; via the coding sequence ATGGCCACCGTCGTCACCGGCGACCGCATCCACGCCCCGGGCGTCGCCCCGCGGCGGTCGCGCCCGGGCCGCAGGCTCGCGCTGCGCAACACCCTGATCGGCTGGACGTTCATCCTGCCGAACTTCGTCGGGTTCGCGCTGCTCACGCTCGTGCCCGTCGTCACGCTGTTCTACATGTCGTTCACGAGCTGGAACGTGTTCGGCACGGCCCCGTGGGTGGGCCTGGACAACTACACCCGCCTCCTCAGCGACAAGAGCTTCCACACCGCGCTGCTCAACACCCTGTACTACGCGGTGGTCCACATCCCCGTGACCCTCGTCGCGTCGCTCGCGCTCGCCCTGTGGCTCAACCGCAAGATGCGCGGCGTCGCGTTCTTCCGCACGGTCGCGTTCTTCCCGTACATCACGTCGATCGTCGCGATCGCCGTCGTGTGGAACATGCTCTTCAGCCCCAAGTACGGGCCCATCAACCAGTTCCTCGGGCTGCTCGGCGTCGAGAACGGGCCCGGCTGGACGACGTCGGCCACCTGGTCGATGCCCGCGGTGCTCATCGTCGGCACGTGGCGCGAGATGGGCTACTACATGCTGCTGTTCCTCGCCGGTCTCCAGACCGTGCCGGCCGAGCTGCACGAGGCGGCCCGCGTCGACGGCGCCGGCCCGTGGCAGCGGTTCTGGAACGTCACGATCCCGTGCCTGCGCCCGACGACGTTCTTCGTCACCGTGATGCTCACCATCGGGTCGTTCAAGGTGTTCGACCTGATCCTCGTCATGACCAACGGCGGGCCGGGGCAGTCCACCCTCGTGCTGAGCCAGTACATCTTCCAGAAGGGCTTCGGCGAGTTCCAGTTCGGGTACGCGTCCGCGATCTCCGTGGTGCTGTTCCTCATCTGCATCCTCGTGACGATCTTCCAGTTCCTGTGGAACAAGAGGAGGGAAGCCTGA